The Equus przewalskii isolate Varuska chromosome 17, EquPr2, whole genome shotgun sequence region ACAGACTACATAGTGTCTGAAatactatttatataatatagaCATTACTGAAGTAGCAAGTGCCTATAACATTTTCAACCTAGAATCAACATGCTTGTCCCTTTTTTGtgtagttatttctttttttttgcaaacacacattttttagaatttgtaatatttattcataaataggcacaaaataatttaaaaagccaaactgCATTGGGTAAATTTACAAGCCTTTGCCTTCTTCAACTCATGCCACCCACGCAACATTTAGTTTTACTATATATTACAGCTTTCTTTACAGCAGAAAACTTTGAAGTCTTTTAAAGGGCAATACTTGTGGGTCCCCTTAcgagatgtgtgtgtgtctgtgtgtgtgtgtgtattacattTGTCTTAACTGCAACAACCAAACATGGCCAAACATTTCCCATCATACATTAGGAATCTTTCTTCTGAACAATAAACTGAGTTTGAAACTGATAATAAAAAGTTTATACCACTGTATTGTGTGTAGTCCGTGTCCTAAATCCAGGATGCCCCGGAGCCAAAATGCCCTTTCAGGTTCTGCCTGCAGGTTAGGAAATAgcaacagtttttgtttttttgtttttttctttagggaTCAAGGGGCTGGGGGTTTTATGGAAGGGGCGGGGGGCCGGCTAGAGCTGAGGCAGCTCAGAGGGATATCTCTGCCCTTGTGACTTGCCCCCTCTGGACAGTTTTAGGTTTCTTTCCAGTTCCTTTGAAGTGCGTGGGAGGAGGTCTTAGAAAGGTAAAGTGTCCAGGAAAAGTTTGTCAATTATTGCTGGCGGTGGTACCAAGTCTTCCAGTTTCAGGTAGAAAATGCGCTGTAGCCCCTGTGTGCAAAGGGTACGGAGTTCTGGGAGCTTCCCCAATAGTTTGGACAAATAGTTGGGGCGATTCAACCCCCCATTATTGAAAGTCACGTGGTCTTTGAGACAATTTACAATCTTGTTTTGCAGTTCCTCCACTCTCTTGGGTTCCTTGAGCCCGTGTCTCTCTGCAGAAAAcacaatcagaaacaaaagaggaaggcaCAAAGCTGTTAGCTAGTTGGCAGGACCAGGGAGCACCGGTGGTGAGGGAAAACCGGGACAAATCCCGCTGGGCAGTTCTGGAGGAGAAGTGCCCTGTGCCTGTGGTACTGACCTGTGACCATAGCCAGGGCAGCAATGCAGGAGAAGGCAGAAATGTCGATGTTCATATTCTGCAAGTTGGAGGAGAATTCAACAATGGAATCAATCCATTCCCCAAAGCCACGAACGCATTGCAACCTGTGCAAGACCACCCCATTGCAAAAGATGAGTTTACCCTCCACTGGGTTGGACCTGCAATTAAtaccaaagagagagaggggagaaaaagagagagagaaaagctaaaCAACTAATTACTTGAAGAGCAATAAATGAGGGATTTAAGAGGCACCTAATTACCGAAGAGTTAATAAAATGTAGACCAGCGGACCTTGAAAGGGTTTAATTTCATAACAATCAAGAACGCCCCCTATCCCACCTCCATTCCATTCATCCAAGGCTTCcgggctccctccttcccttctcttcctttagtCTACtagcctttccttcctttttccctctttcatttcctattctgtccttccctctttcccccctttccttttccctctttcttttcctttctggattcctatcttcctcctttccccGCCTCCCTGGACTGCCTCCTTCATTACCTGTACGCTAACCGCAGCACAAACAGTTCTAAGAAAGCCGACTCGAAAAGCAGGTCCTGGTCGGCTTTGGGCAGGTCAGCGAAGCCCGGGATCTTCTCCGCCCAGCCCCTGATGATCTCCATGGAGCCAGTGAGGAGATCATAGAATTGCTGGATATGCTGGGTGTCATCTCCACTCATCTGATAGTCAGGGTTCGCCTGGAActggaatttcattttaaaaagcacttaatgaggttctctaaaatatataaccCGTGAAATTGCTAACCCCGTTTCTAGTAGGGGAGCCAGGTTTTTATAACAATTAAACCTTTCTCTGACCAGTACGGAAATTAGATGTTCCGGGGCAATTAATTCAATTAGGGATGGTGCTATGAGGTCGCtgctttaaatatgtaaattaccATTTCCATACAGACTAAATACAGTGCCATCCAGCCCTGGGAAACGTTCACTCTTATCTCCACAAAACAATTGACACGTTAGTATTCATGCCAGTCCCAGAGTGGGTCTGGAGCAGAGACGCCCTTTGCAAATCTTCATAAAATTGCAGTGGCTTCTAGGTTTGCCCAGCACACTCCCTCCAATTAAAGCCCACACATTCCTCACAGCTGGGGTAAAAAAAGGAATCTGACCACTTGACCCCCGCCCCACTGCCATTCCTTAtaccctctctctttcccttcgcCAACCCCCAAGCAGGCATCCCGCACCCTGACAGAGCCAGAGAAGATGAGGACGGAAACATCTCTGGAAGATGGGGGATAGAATCCAAGTGGGGGCATTTTGCACAGCCTCTGCTTTTGGCATGAGAGGCATtagtgtgtgagtatgtgtgtatacTGTGGTAGTGGGAATGGGCAGCTCACACAGATTTGACCACTGGGGCCtatcctctccttcttcctctgccctgtcCTCACGGGTACACCCCCAGCAACAcggtttgtctgtctgtctctctatctcctGCTGAGCTGACCAGAGCTGGGGAGCCACAGGCCTGCTTGCCTCCTTTATCCCTTGAGCCTGGGGTTAGTGATGGCTGTGGGGAGGGGTCCTGCCGGTTTGTCCACATGATACCCCGTCAGCTTCTTACCCTGGAATAGTCCAGGCTGGTCATAGCCGGGTTGGAGTCGACATGGGCCCTGACGAGGGCACTGATCAGACTCACCGGGGGCGAGGGGGGAGAGGGCTCCTGTGGGCTCTTCGGTTTCGAGGGTAAACGACCTCTCCGGCCTTTTAAACTGTCGGTGCGAACCACTGCAAAGGAACAGCCCGGTTAGCGCCGATCCCTCCAGCAGGACCCAGCTGCCGCCTCGGCCCCTCCCTGGGGAAGGCCAGAGCCGCGGGGCGCCCGGCCGGGCGCAGGGCCCCAAGGCTTGTAAAGCCCTCACTGACGAGACACTTAAAAAATGCAGGGTTGCTTTCCATCTTCTTCCAAACAGGCCGTATAGTTAACGGAAAGTATGGCCCGGCGGCTGTCTCCAGGGCAGGATGAGCAAGCAGACAGCTGCCGGGTCGTGGAGGCCAGACGCGGGTGGGAGGACCCGGGAGACCCCCGGCTCTGGGAAGTGGAAAATGGGGTTGGGGTAGGAGCAGCGATTTCCCAAGAGCGCAGACTGGGGAGTGGGCTGCTTGCCCCGACCTACCTTCTTTGACCATCCCAACAGCCAGGCACTTCTGAAATCGGCAGTACTGACAGCGATTCCGGCGCCGCTTGTCCACTGGgcagtttttatttgctaaacacACGTATTTCGCGTTTTTTTGCACCGTGCGCTGCAAAAGGAGATAATACAGGCCgaaaattattacatttttctcttgaaaGTCCAGCAACCCAGGGAATCCAGAGACAATTTCTGAACGGCTGGATCTACACTCCCTCCctacaaacaaatacatacacacaactcctttttattttttccttctccttttctttctctttcctttctttttcctcccccagGGCATTTAACTGAAGAAAATTGATAGCGTTAACATTTGAGCTAACCTTGCCGCTCCTTGCTGTGTTTTATATgccaagagaaggagaaggagacgCTCAGTAAATACAAATCCGTGGGCATTCATATTATTTACATTCCTTGGAGACCTTCTctatttaaaatgataagattatTCAATCAGGATGGCGAAATAAAGAGATCACTTAATTTGACCATAGGGAATTCTGTTCCACTTGGTTAGCTCAGACACGGTTCTCTGTCCTAACCAATTTCAATCTGAACAGAGAAGACAGCTCCTAGCACATGCAAATGACCCTCTTCCAACTCCGGCTCTAGCAACTTCGGGCGGGGTCCTGCCGGGTCGGCTGCGCGCAGCGGATGCGACCCCGGGTCTCCCGGTCTTCCTACTTGCCGTCCTCAGGCACCCAGGAGCCCCGCCGCAGGCCGTCGGTGGCTACAGGGCAGCCTCGGCGGACCCAGGAGTCGGACCCCCCAGACCAGCTGGTGTGGGAAGCCTGCACCAAGGCAGAACGCGCACTCCAAGGCTCCGGGCACTAGGGGGCCCCTACCTGCTTCCTCCGCCCCCGTTCTTGCTCACCTTAAAGAAACCTTTGCAGCCCTCACAGGTGCGCACGCCGTAGTGCTGGCAGGCTGCATTGTCGCCGCACACGGCGCACAGCCCCTCGTTGGAGGGGGAGCCTCGCGACGGCGGCGAGGGCACCTGCGTGTCGAGCAGCTGCGACGCGTGGCCGATCTGCAGGCCTGGGAAGCCCATGGACGCGGGCTTTCGGATGGGGTTGGGCACAGCAAAGGTCTGCCCGTCCACTACGTGGTGGCTGCCCGCCGGCTCAGGGTTCATGGGGACGTGCAGGGGCCCGTCGAAGCGCATCTGGCAACTAGACACTGGGGTGCCGGGGGGCGACTGCttaaaggagaagagggagaggcgGGAGACGGGCGTTTTCCTCTGCTCGATCATGTGCGTGGTGGCCACGTAGTTCTGGTGGAAGTTGTGTAGGGAGCCTGGGTCGTCCCACATAGAGCTGTGCTGCACCTGGAAGCCCGGGGTAGTGGGCGTCGGGGGCGAGGACGGCTTGTAGTAAACCGACCCGGAGTGCGGCATCATCTCCTCAGACTGGGGGGGCAGGTGGCTGTGTTGCTGGTAGTTGTGCATCTGAATGTCTTCTACCTTAATGGAGGACTGCTGTCCGGACAGGGGCATTTGGTACAAGCAAGGTGGCTTGACGTCGTAGCCTGTGCTGTAGTTGTCCATAAAGGTACTGAAGCTGGGGAGAGAAGTGGTGGCAGTGATTTCAGTGTTGGTGAGGTCCATGCTAAACTTGACAAACTCTGGAGTTAAGAAATCGGAGCTGTATTCTCCCGAAGAGTGGTAACTGTAGCTCTGAGAAGCGGGGCTGGCTCCTTGAGGCGAGGACCCATACTGCGCCTGAACACAAGGCATGGCTGGAAATGAAACAGGGTAATATACACTCAGCCTGGTCAACTGAACACTTTCTCCCGGGCTCGGGTACACCTGGAGCTACACCGGCAGCCCGCGGCGGTGAAAGGGGCGCGAGGGGAAGGGCGGAGAGCGCGACTGCTGCGGAACAAAACGGTGCAGGGCATGGAAAGGCTGATCAAATAAAGACCCAGCGCTAGAGAGCCATTGAGGGTCTCCGTTCCCGGATATTTCCAAACGCCTCCCCCTTCACCCTCTTCCACGGACAATCCCGCTCAGATGAGCCTTTCCTCTGAGGCTCGGGTTCAACAAGCTCATTCTAGAAATGAAGTTGAATTGCACAATGAAAAAGTTGTTCCCGAAGGCGATGGGTCGGGAAAATCTTAAGTTACAGGGTTTACTGAGGAAGATCGTGTCACCCTGTTTCTTGACGTTTAGGCaactgggggaagggaaagaaagaaaggaagttgcACTAACCTTCAGCCGAGTTACAGGCGTTTTGGAGGAAATTAAAGGTGGACAGTGTCGTAATTCAATGAAGGACAAAGTTTCCAAGATTTTTAGAAAAGCAATGGGGAGTCCAGCCTGTCAGATCTCTTCCCTGCAATACAGACACAGGAAGCTTCAGGGCGACTTTCCAGACAGATTCAGCTGGACATTTGTACACTCGCCAGGCAGGCCCTTCTGTGCCCTCCTTGACTGTTTCATTGGAAATTAGTGTGTGGCCTTTATCAAACTTAGCAGTTAAAATGCATGTGTAAAAGCAATGgctggaaacaacagaaaatgcCACTCATTGCACTGTGTAAATCCTTGCAGAGAGAGGGTTCTGGAGAAGAAAAGGTATTCCATGTACTTATTTAATACTTATGTAATAAATTGGCCCCTTTGCTAGGATGTGAGTGTAGGGGTGCAAGGGGAGTGTCATTTCCACTTTAGTTTAATTCCGACTTCAATAAGGAAAAACTAGAGTCTAATAAAATACAGCATTGGAACCCTGTCGAATTTTTTTCTGTGGTGAAACTGGCTTTTCTTTTGGGAGGGCGAAGAAAGtagaagtcaag contains the following coding sequences:
- the NR4A2 gene encoding nuclear receptor subfamily 4 group A member 2 isoform X3, whose amino-acid sequence is MDNYSTGYDVKPPCLYQMPLSGQQSSIKVEDIQMHNYQQHSHLPPQSEEMMPHSGSVYYKPSSPPTPTTPGFQVQHSSMWDDPGSLHNFHQNYVATTHMIEQRKTPVSRLSLFSFKQSPPGTPVSSCQMRFDGPLHVPMNPEPAGSHHVVDGQTFAVPNPIRKPASMGFPGLQIGHASQLLDTQVPSPPSRGSPSNEGLCAVCGDNAACQHYGVRTCEGCKGFFKRTVQKNAKYVCLANKNCPVDKRRRNRCQYCRFQKCLAVGMVKEVVRTDSLKGRRGRLPSKPKSPQEPSPPSPPVSLISALVRAHVDSNPAMTSLDYSRFQANPDYQMSGDDTQHIQQFYDLLTGSMEIIRGWAEKIPGFADLPKADQDLLFESAFLELFVLRLAYRSNPVEGKLIFCNGVVLHRLQCVRGFGEWIDSIVEFSSNLQNMNIDISAFSCIAALAMVTERHGLKEPKRVEELQNKIVNCLKDHVTFNNGGLNRPNYLSKLLGKLPELRTLCTQGLQRIFYLKLEDLVPPPAIIDKLFLDTLPF
- the NR4A2 gene encoding nuclear receptor subfamily 4 group A member 2 isoform X2, whose product is MPCVQAQYGSSPQGASPASQSYSYHSSGEYSSDFLTPEFVKFSMDLTNTEITATTSLPSFSTFMDNYSTGYDVKPPCLYQMPLSGQQSSIKVEDIQMHNYQQHSHLPPQSEEMMPHSGSVYYKPSSPPTPTTPGFQVQHSSMWDDPGSLHNFHQNYVATTHMIEQRKTPVSRLSLFSFKQSPPGTPVSSCQMRFDGPLHVPMNPEPAGSHHVVDGQTFAVPNPIRKPASMGFPGLQIGHASQLLDTQVPSPPSRGSPSNEGLCAVCGDNAACQHYGVRTCEGCKGFFKRTVQKNAKYVCLANKNCPVDKRRRNRCQYCRFQKCLAVGMVKEVVRTDSLKGRRGRLPSKPKSPQEPSPPSPPVSLISALVRAHVDSNPAMTSLDYSRFQANPDYQMSGDDTQHIQQFYDLLTGSMEIIRGWAEKIPGFADLPKADQDLLFESAFLELFVLRLAYRSNPVEGKLIFCNGVVLHRLQCVRGFGEWIDSIVEFSSNLQNMNIDISAFSCIAALAMVTERHGLKEPKRVEELQNKIVNCLKDHVTFNNGGLNRPNYLSKLLGKLPELRTLCTQGLQRIFYLKLEDLVPPPAIIDKLFLDTLPF
- the NR4A2 gene encoding nuclear receptor subfamily 4 group A member 2 isoform X1 codes for the protein MNEERRREPLTMPCVQAQYGSSPQGASPASQSYSYHSSGEYSSDFLTPEFVKFSMDLTNTEITATTSLPSFSTFMDNYSTGYDVKPPCLYQMPLSGQQSSIKVEDIQMHNYQQHSHLPPQSEEMMPHSGSVYYKPSSPPTPTTPGFQVQHSSMWDDPGSLHNFHQNYVATTHMIEQRKTPVSRLSLFSFKQSPPGTPVSSCQMRFDGPLHVPMNPEPAGSHHVVDGQTFAVPNPIRKPASMGFPGLQIGHASQLLDTQVPSPPSRGSPSNEGLCAVCGDNAACQHYGVRTCEGCKGFFKRTVQKNAKYVCLANKNCPVDKRRRNRCQYCRFQKCLAVGMVKEVVRTDSLKGRRGRLPSKPKSPQEPSPPSPPVSLISALVRAHVDSNPAMTSLDYSRFQANPDYQMSGDDTQHIQQFYDLLTGSMEIIRGWAEKIPGFADLPKADQDLLFESAFLELFVLRLAYRSNPVEGKLIFCNGVVLHRLQCVRGFGEWIDSIVEFSSNLQNMNIDISAFSCIAALAMVTERHGLKEPKRVEELQNKIVNCLKDHVTFNNGGLNRPNYLSKLLGKLPELRTLCTQGLQRIFYLKLEDLVPPPAIIDKLFLDTLPF